The sequence GCAGAACATCAGCCTCGCGTCGCTCGTGATGCTGACGCTGCTCGGCAACGAGGAGTTTTTCGTCGTGCCGCTCGTCTATGCCGTCGTGATGAAGCTCACGGCGCTCGGCTTCATGTACTTCGCGCGGCGCTGGCTCGCGGCCGACGAGGCACAGCAGGCCGCGGAGGCGCCGGCGCCCGCGGCTTGAGAGGCCGCCCCGGGGAGGCAGGCCGGGGAGCAACGCAATCGGAATAGCCGGCCGCGACGGCCGGATATGCGCGTCTCGCTCCGCGCGTCCTCGCTGATTTGACGCGAATCCGAAATATTCGCATATTGACCCCCGCGCCGCTCAGCCTCGCGGCGCTCGATGGGGGACAGAGCCAACAACCATGAGCACCAGTGCAACGGCCGTCGCGGCCGCCGACACGATGCCGCCGGAGGGCCGCAAGGCGCTTCTCGGCGCCTGGGTCGGCTTCTTCGTGGATATGTTCGACATCTATCTTCCCGTGGTCGCGCTCGCTCCGGCCGCCGCGTACTTTCAGGCGAGCGACGTCTCGCCCGGCACGGCGGCGATCATCAGCGCGATGATCTTCGCGGCCACGCTGATCGGGCGCCCCGTCGGCGCGTTCGTCTTCGGGCATCTCGGCGACAAGATCGGCCGCAGGCGCACGACGATCATCGCGGTCACCGGGTTCGGCGTCACGACGCTCCTGATCGCGGCGCTTCCGGGCTATCAAGCCCTGGGGCTCACGGCGATCGTCCTGCTCGTCGTGCTGAGGTTCATCGACGGGATCTTTCTCGGCGGCGAGTACACGAGCGCCACGCCGCTCGCGCTCGAGTACAGCCCCAAGCAGAAGCGCGGCCTCTTCGGCGCGTTCATCATGACGGGCTATCCGCTCGCGTACTGCGCGATCGCGCTGCTGACGTTCGGGCTGCTCGCCGTCTTGCCCGCCGGCGATCTCGATTCGCCGTACGTGCAGTGGGGATGGCGCATCCCGTTCCTGTTCGGTGCGGCGCTCGCGTTCGGCTTCGTCATCTGGTACGCGAAGCACGTGAAGGAGTCGGTGGCGTGGGAGAACGCGCCGAAGACGCAGGCGCCGCTGGTCGAGCTGTTCCGCGGGCAGAACCGGCGCAACTTCTTTCAGGTCTTCACGCTGATGAGCGGCGTCTGGCTCGGGCTGAACATGGTGTCGGCCGTGCTGCCGCGTCTGCTCGCGGACCCCGTCGGGCTCTCCGACACGCAAGTGACCGTGGTGCTGATCATCTCGTATGCGGTGCTCGCGCTCGGCTACATCGGCGCCGGCGTGCTGAGCCAGGAGATCGGCCGGCGGCCGTTCTTCCTGCTGGCCGGCGCGGCCACGGCGATCCTGGCGCCGCTGCTCTATTGGATCATCGTCGGCCGCGTCGTCACGAGTCTCGCCGGCATCGTGCTCCTCACGATCGTGCTGAACGTGATCGTGCTCGCGATGTGGGGCGTCGTCACGACGTACATCAACGAGCGGTTCCACGTCGGCATCCGCGCGTCCGGCTACGGCGTCGGCTACAGCCTAGCGGTCGTGATCCCGGCCTTCTACGCGTTCTATCAGGCCGGGCTTTCGTCGATGATGCCGCTCGAGTACACGCCGCTCGTCCTGCTCGTGATCGCGGGCGCGCTGGTCGCCGTCGGCGCGGCCCTCGGCCCCGAGACCCGCGACGTCGATATGGCCGCGAGCGCCCCCGAAACGATGCGGCATGCCGCCGAGGAGGGCGCCCCGCTGCCGGCCTGACCCCGCGCGGACGTGCCTGATGGGCATTCGGTTCGGGCACCGAATGAACGATGCCGACGCGCGCCGTAACTCACGTTCGGGGGCGGAATGCGCGCAACCCACGAGACTCGCGACCGGCACTGAATGCACGGTACCGTGATCACGCTCTACAGGCCCAATTTGAGTCTTACGAGCGGCGCCGGGCAGCTGATCCGCATGCAGGCGGAAGGGCTGCAGGCCGCCGGCGAGGAGGTGCGGATCGGGTGCGCGCGGGGAAGCCTGAGGTTCCGCTTGCGCACCAGGCTCCCCGCGCGGCGCGCGTCGATCCAGGCGCTGCGGCGGCTCGCGGCTGCGCCGCAGCAGCTCGTCGTCGACCACGGGATGGCGATTCCCGAAGCCGGCGTCGTCTTCGTGCACAACGTGGTGACGGAAGGCGTGCGCCACCTCGAGCGGCCCGACTGGGCCGAGCGCGCGCGCGGCGAGGCGGAGTTTTTCGCGGCGCTTCCGCCCAATGCGCCGGTCGTCGCGAACTCCGAGCTCGTGAAGCGCGCGCTGATCGAGCACTTCCGCCTGGACGCGGGCCGCGTGATCGTCCATTACCCCGGATACGATTCGCGGCGTTTCACGGCCAGGGATCGAGCGGCGGCTTCCGCCGCCGCGCGCCGCGAGCTCGGGCTCGACGCGCACGCACCCGTCGTCGGCTTCGTCACGTCCGGTGACTTCGCGAAGCGCGGCCTCGACATCTTCCTTGCCGCAGCCGAGCGGATCGCCGAAGCGAGACCGGATGTCCGCTTCCTCGTCGTCGGCGCGAAACGCCTTCCGGAATTCGCGGCCCGCCACGAGCTCGTCAGGGACGGCCGTCTGGCTTACAGCCCGAAGGGCGTACGCCCCGAACGCTCGTTCGCCGCGCTCGACATCTTTCTCTATCCCGCGCGCTTCGAGGAGTTCGGCATGGTCGTCTCGGAAGCGCAAGCCTGCGGCGTGCCCGTGCTCACGTCGCGGCGGGTCGGAGCGGCCGAATGCCTGCCGGCGGAATACGACGGCTGGGTGCTGGACGAGCCGGATGCGGAGCAGTTCGCTCGCCGCGCGCTGGCGCTGCTCGCCGACGACACCGCCCGAAGGCGGCTGGCCGTTGCGGGGGCGGCGAGCGTCCGCGCGTTCGCTCGCGAGCACTACGTGCGCGAGACGCTGGAGACGATTCTTTCTTGCGCTCGACGCAAAGCCGGGGAGGCGTGCGAATGAGCCTTGCCGGCGCGCCGATCGCCTGAGCGGATCGCCGCTTCGCCTTCAGCGACCCGCCCCGAAGCGCGCGCCCGGCGCCGAATTCAGGTGCGGCAGCCGGGGACGGCGCCCAGGGCCGTGACGCAGCGCCCGAGGTAATCCTGAAGCCGCTCGACCTCGTCGGGCTCGAGGGCGGAAAGCATCCTCGTAAACACCGCGTCGCCGACTGCGCAAGCCTGCTCGAGGCGGCGGCGGCCGTCGTCGGTGAGATGCCAGCTATCCGCGCGACGGCTCTCCGGATGCGGGCGGCGCTCGATCAGGCCTTCCCGCTCGAGGCGCCCGAGCCCGGCGCTCATCGTCTGCGCCGAGACCATCGCCCGCCGCGCGAGCTGCGCGCCCGTGATCCCGGGCTCGAAGTAGAGTGTGAAGAGCGCCGCGAGCTGCGCGAATGACATCGGGATGCCGCGCTCGCGGAGCGCCTCCTCGACCGACTGCCTGAGACTCGACGTGAGGCTCTTCAGCAGAAACCCGACGACCCGCTCGGGCCGTTCCGAATGGAACCAATTGCCGCTCGACGGTGCCGGAGTAGTGGCCATCATCCCCGTTGCCAACCATCAGATTGCTGATATCATATCAGCAAGCTGATATAAAACAAGGATAGTTCCCACGTGAAGGAAAGCGAAGGGTCGACCCCCGTCCGGCGGCGACGGCGGTTCGCGATCGCCGGCGTTTCGCTGGTCGCGGCCGGGCTCGTCGTGTTCGCGCTGTACGGCGACGAGCTGTCCGGGCGCGGAGACGGCGGCGCGTCGCGGCCGGCCGCGCCCCAAGCGGCAACGGGCGGCGAGCCGGGCGAGCCCGTTCGGGAGGCGGCGCTGACGGTCACGACGGCGCGCGTCGAGCCCGTCGAGCTCACCCGCACGATAGCGGTCAACGGCGCCATCCATGCCTGGCAGGAGATCATCATCGGCCCCGAGGTCGGCGGATATCGCGTCGCGGAAGTGCACGTCGACGTCGGCGACGAGGTCGAGAAGGGCGAGGTGCTCGTCGAGCTTTCGAGCGCGCTGCTCGAGGCGGAGGTCGCGCTCAAGCGGGCGACGCTCGAGCAGCGCGAGGCGGAGCTGTTGAACGCGAAGGCCGCGCTGCGGCGCGCGCAGGAGCTCGCGGCGAGCGACGTGGTCGCCGAGGCGGAGCTCGATCGGCTCGAGAGCGAGGCGCTCGCGGCGGAGGCGCGGGTCGCGTCGGCGCGCGCGGACCTCGAGTCCTCGGAGCTGCGGCTCGAGTTCACGAAAGTCCGGGCGCCGGACGACGGTGTGATCACGGCGCGCAACGTCACCGTCGGGCAGATCGCGCAGGTCGGCGAGGAGCTGCTGCGCCTGCTGCGGCAGGGGCGCGTCGAGTGGCGCGGCGAGGTGCCGGAGGCGCGGCTCGCCGAGATCGAGCCCGGTCAGCACGTCACGGTCGGCACGGCGAGCGGCGCGCAGCTCGAAGGCAAGGTGCGCGTCGTCGCGCCGACGATCGCGAACGCGAATCACACCGGAATCGTCTACGTCGATCTGGAGTCCGCGAAGCACGCGCGGCCCGGCATGTTCGCGCGCGGCGAGATCGAGATCGGCCGCGGCCCGGCGCTCACCGTCCCGCTCGAGAGCATCGTCACGGCCGACGGCTACAGCTACGCGTTCGTCGTGCGGCCGGACCGGACCGTGGAGCGGCGGCGCGTGGAGATCGGCAGCGTGCGCGGATCGTCGGTCGAGATCGTCGCCGGGCTCGAGGCCGGCGAGCGCGTCGCCGTCGACGGCGCGGGCTTCCTGAAGGACGGCGACGTCGTGAACGTTGCCGGCGGCCGAAATGGTGTCTGACGAAAAAATGGTGTCAGACACCTTTTCCGGACAAATCGTGCCTGACACCTTTTTCGACAGGGCGGGGGCGCGGCCGGCATGAACTTCGTCACCTGGTCCATTCGCAATCCCGTTCCCGTCATCGTGCTGTTCGTCGTGCTGACGGTCGCGGGGCTTTTGAGCTTCCCGCAGCTCGGCGTGCAGGATCGCCCGGACATCGAGTTTCCGGCGGTCGTCGTCACGGTCACGTATCCCGGCGTCGCGCCGACGCAGATGGAGTCGGAGGTCACGCGCAAGGTCGAGGATTCGATCGCGACGATCGCCGGCATCGAGCAGATGACGTCGACCGTCGACGAAGGCGCCTCGACGACCGTCGTCGAGTTCCGCTTCGGCACGGATCTCAGCGCCGCCCTCGACGACGTCCGCGACGCGATGACCCGCATCCGCGCCGACCTCCCCGCCGACGCGAACGAGCCGATCGTCTCGCGCGTGACGACGGCCGGGCTGCCGGTCGTCACGTGGAGCGTCGCATCCGACAGCATGAGCCCGACCGAGCTCTCGTGGTTCGTCGACCTCGTCGTCACGCGCGAGCTCACGGCCGTGCCCGGCGTCGGCCGCGTGAACCGCGTCGGCGGCGTGAACCGCGAGATCCGCGTCGACCTCGACCCCGACCGCATGGCCGCGCTCGGCGCGACCGCGAGCGACGTCTCACGTCAGCTTCGCCGCGTGCAAGCGGAGTTTCCGGGCGGCGAGGCGCGAATCGGCGGCCTCGAGCAGACGGTGCGCACGGAGGGCACGATCGACTCCGTGAGCGAGCTCGAGGCGCTGCTGATCCCGCTACCGGACGGGCGCGCCGTGCGCCTCGACGCGATCGCCGACGTCCGCGACCAGCCCGCCGAGCGACGCTCGATGGCGCTCCTCGACGGCACGCCGGTCGTCGGCTTCGAGATCGTGCGCGCGTGGGGCGCGAGCGCGCTAGACGTCGCGAAGGAGGCGCGGGCCGTCGTCGAGCGGCTTTCGGAGGAGTACCCGAACATCGAGTTCGCCGAGGCGAGCTCCACGGTCGGCTACATCCAGGAGTCCTTCGATGCGTCGATGGAGATGCTGATCGAGGGCGCGATCCTCGCCGTGCTCGTGGTGTGGGTCTTTCTGCGCGATTGGCGCGCGACCGCGGTCTCGGCGGTCGCGCTTCCGCTGTCGATCATCCCCACGTTCTGGGCGATCTACGCGCTCGGCTACTCGCTGAACATCCTGACGATGCTCGCGCTGACGCTCGTCGTCGGCATTCTCGTCGACGACGCGATCGTCGAGGTCGAGAACATCGTCCGGCACTTGCGCCAAGGCAAGGCGCCGCGCGCCGCGGCGATGGATGCGGCCATCGAGATCGGCCTCGCCGTCGTCGCCACCACGCTCACGATCTGCGCCGTGTTCTTGCCGGTCGCGTTCATGGACGGCATCGCGGGCGAGTTCTTCGCGCCGTTCGGGTTCACCGTCACCGTGGCCGTGCTGTTCTCGCTGCTCGTCGCCCGGACGCTGACGCCGATGATGGCGGCCTACTTCCTGAAGGCGCACGGGAAGCCCGAGGGCAGGCGGCCGATGCTCGAGTGGTATCTCGAGCGCGTCCGCTGGTGCATCGCGAACCGCTGGAAGACGCTCGGCGTCGCCACCGTCGTCGTCGGCGTGCTGCTCGGCATGTTCCCGCTGCTGCCGCAGGGCTTCTCGCCCGCCGGCGACAGCGGCTTCACGCAGCTCAGCATCGAGCTCGCGCCGGGCGCGACGCTCGACGACACGCTCGCCGTCAGCGAGAGCATTCGCGAGCGGCTCGCGGCGCTCCCGGAGGTCGAAAGCATCTACACGGCGATCGGCACGCAGGGGAGCGATCCGTTCGGCGGCGGCGGAGGCGGCGGCGTGCGCCGCGCGACGATGACGATTCAGCTTAACGAGGAGGCGGGCGAGGCCGGGACCACGCAAGCTTTCGAGCGCAAGGCGACGCAGCTGCTCCGCGACGTGCCGGGCGTGCGCCTGCAGTTCCAGGGCGGGGGCGGCGGCGACCGGCTGCAGGTGACGCTCGCGGGCGACGACTCGGAGCGCTTGCGCGAAGCGGCGGCGCGCGTCGAGCGGGAGCTGCGCGCGTTTCCGGGGCTCGGCACCGTCACGAGCGGCGCGTCGCTTCAGCAGCCGGAGATCGTGATCCGGCCGCTTTACGACCGCGCGGCCGAGCTCGGCGTCACCACCGAGACGCTGAGCCTCGTCACCCGAATCGCGACGAGCGGCGACGTCGAGACCGGCCTCGCGAAGTTCAATCTCGACAACCGCCAGATCCCGATCCGCGTTCGGCTCGAGGACGAGGCGCGCGCCGATCTCGAGCGCTTGCGTCTTCTGCCGGTGCCGGCGCGAAACGGCACCACGGTGCCGCTGATGAACGTCGCGGAAGTTTCGCTCGGCGCGGGCCCCGCGCAGATCACGCGCATCGGGCGCAGCCGCAGCATCACGATCGAGGCGAACCTGAACGGTCTGCCGCTCGGCGATACGCTCGAGCAGGTGGAGCAGCTGCCGTCGATGCAGAACCTGCCGGAGGGCGTGCGGCATCTCCGCACCGGCGATGCGCGCTGGATCCTCGAGATCTTCACGCAGTTCGGCATCGCAATGGCCATCGGCGTGCTGTCGATCTACGGCGTGCTCGTCATGCTGTTCCACAAGTTCATGCAGCCGGTCACGATCCTCTCCGCGCTGCCGCCTTCGGTCGGCGGCGCGGTCGTCGCGCTGCTCTTGACCGGCCACGGGCTCGCGATCAACTCGCTGATCGGCCTGTTGATGCTGATGGGCATCGTGTCGAAGAACTCGATCCTGCTCGTCGAGTACGCGATCATGGCGCAGCGCGACGCCGGGATGTCGCGCTTCGACGCGCTCGTCGATGCGTGCTCGAAGCGCGCGCGGCCGATCGTGATGACGACGATCGCGATGACGGCCGGCATGACGCCCGTCGCGATGGGCTGGGCCGGCGATCCGAGCTTCCGCGCGCCGATGGGCATCGCCGTGATCGGCGGCCTCATGGTCTCGACGCTGATGAGCCTCTTCATCGTTCCGGCGATGTTCACCGTCGTCGACGATGCGCAGCGCGCGCTCGCGCGGCTCTTTCGCAGAGGCGGCGCGCCGGCGCCGGCCGCCGTGGCGGAGTCGGCGTAACGAAAAAAGGTGTCAGACACCTTTTTCGCGGGAAAATGGTGTCAAGCACCATTTCCGCGAAAGCCTCGAGCTCGGGTGTAGAATCCGGGTTCCCGGAACGAACAAGCAACAACGATCGCCGTCCGGCCGAGGGGAGGTGGAGATGAAGGCGCGCTTCGTGCTCGGGCTTTCGTTCGCGGCGCTCGCCCTGCTCGCGGGTGCCGCGTCCGCGCAGCGCGGCGGGGCGCGCGAGACGCCGCCCGTCGCGTTGAGCCGCATCGCCGGCAACGTGTACCTCGTCTCGGGCGGGGGCGGCGCGAACGCCACCGCGCTCGTCGGCGACGACGGCGTGCTGCTCGTCGACAGCAAGCTGGACGAGGCGTCGGGTAAGGCCGTCGCCGCCGCGCTGGCTGAAATCACGGATGGGCCGGTCCGGTTTCTCCTCAATACTCATGTGCATCCGGACCACACCGGCGGCAACGCGGTGTTCGGCCGCGCGGGCGCCGTGATCGTCGGCCACGAGGAGGTCCGGACGATCCTCGCGGCCGGGCAGCGGGGCGGTCCGCCGGCGCCGCCCGAGGCGCTGCCGGCCATGACCTTCGGCGACGGCGCCGGCGTCACGCTTCACCTGAACGGCGAGGAAGTGCGGGTCCGGCACGTCAGCCCCGCGCACACCGCGGATAACAGCATCGTTCACTACGTGAGCGCGAACGTCTTCCACCTCGGCGACGTCTACAGCCCGAGCCGCTACCCGGTGCTCGCCGGCGGCACGCTCCAGGGGTTCATCGACGACGTGGACGCCGTGCTGCGGCTCGCGGACGCCGATTCGCGTTTCGTTCCGGGGAGCGGCGCCGTCGGAGGCATGGCCGAGCTTCGCGCGTATCGCGAGATGCTCGTCACGGTGCGGGACCGCGTCTCCGCGCTCGTGGCCGAAGGCAAGAGCCTCGACGAGGTGCTCGCGGCGAAGCCGACCGCGGGATTCGACGAGACCTGGGGCTCGCCTGACAGCCGCCTGTTCCTGCCCGTCGTCTACGCACAGCTCGCCGGGCGGGATTAAGCGGATACCGCGCGGCGAGTGTCGCGGGGGCAAGCGGATGCGACGGCGAATATTGGTCGTATGCGTGCTCTTCCTGTCGTCGGCGGTTCCGGGCGGCGCGGGTGCGCACCACAGCGTCGGCGGCGAGTTC comes from Gammaproteobacteria bacterium and encodes:
- a CDS encoding efflux RND transporter permease subunit — protein: MNFVTWSIRNPVPVIVLFVVLTVAGLLSFPQLGVQDRPDIEFPAVVVTVTYPGVAPTQMESEVTRKVEDSIATIAGIEQMTSTVDEGASTTVVEFRFGTDLSAALDDVRDAMTRIRADLPADANEPIVSRVTTAGLPVVTWSVASDSMSPTELSWFVDLVVTRELTAVPGVGRVNRVGGVNREIRVDLDPDRMAALGATASDVSRQLRRVQAEFPGGEARIGGLEQTVRTEGTIDSVSELEALLIPLPDGRAVRLDAIADVRDQPAERRSMALLDGTPVVGFEIVRAWGASALDVAKEARAVVERLSEEYPNIEFAEASSTVGYIQESFDASMEMLIEGAILAVLVVWVFLRDWRATAVSAVALPLSIIPTFWAIYALGYSLNILTMLALTLVVGILVDDAIVEVENIVRHLRQGKAPRAAAMDAAIEIGLAVVATTLTICAVFLPVAFMDGIAGEFFAPFGFTVTVAVLFSLLVARTLTPMMAAYFLKAHGKPEGRRPMLEWYLERVRWCIANRWKTLGVATVVVGVLLGMFPLLPQGFSPAGDSGFTQLSIELAPGATLDDTLAVSESIRERLAALPEVESIYTAIGTQGSDPFGGGGGGGVRRATMTIQLNEEAGEAGTTQAFERKATQLLRDVPGVRLQFQGGGGGDRLQVTLAGDDSERLREAAARVERELRAFPGLGTVTSGASLQQPEIVIRPLYDRAAELGVTTETLSLVTRIATSGDVETGLAKFNLDNRQIPIRVRLEDEARADLERLRLLPVPARNGTTVPLMNVAEVSLGAGPAQITRIGRSRSITIEANLNGLPLGDTLEQVEQLPSMQNLPEGVRHLRTGDARWILEIFTQFGIAMAIGVLSIYGVLVMLFHKFMQPVTILSALPPSVGGAVVALLLTGHGLAINSLIGLLMLMGIVSKNSILLVEYAIMAQRDAGMSRFDALVDACSKRARPIVMTTIAMTAGMTPVAMGWAGDPSFRAPMGIAVIGGLMVSTLMSLFIVPAMFTVVDDAQRALARLFRRGGAPAPAAVAESA
- a CDS encoding efflux RND transporter periplasmic adaptor subunit: MKESEGSTPVRRRRRFAIAGVSLVAAGLVVFALYGDELSGRGDGGASRPAAPQAATGGEPGEPVREAALTVTTARVEPVELTRTIAVNGAIHAWQEIIIGPEVGGYRVAEVHVDVGDEVEKGEVLVELSSALLEAEVALKRATLEQREAELLNAKAALRRAQELAASDVVAEAELDRLESEALAAEARVASARADLESSELRLEFTKVRAPDDGVITARNVTVGQIAQVGEELLRLLRQGRVEWRGEVPEARLAEIEPGQHVTVGTASGAQLEGKVRVVAPTIANANHTGIVYVDLESAKHARPGMFARGEIEIGRGPALTVPLESIVTADGYSYAFVVRPDRTVERRRVEIGSVRGSSVEIVAGLEAGERVAVDGAGFLKDGDVVNVAGGRNGV
- a CDS encoding glycosyltransferase family 4 protein, producing the protein MHGTVITLYRPNLSLTSGAGQLIRMQAEGLQAAGEEVRIGCARGSLRFRLRTRLPARRASIQALRRLAAAPQQLVVDHGMAIPEAGVVFVHNVVTEGVRHLERPDWAERARGEAEFFAALPPNAPVVANSELVKRALIEHFRLDAGRVIVHYPGYDSRRFTARDRAAASAAARRELGLDAHAPVVGFVTSGDFAKRGLDIFLAAAERIAEARPDVRFLVVGAKRLPEFAARHELVRDGRLAYSPKGVRPERSFAALDIFLYPARFEEFGMVVSEAQACGVPVLTSRRVGAAECLPAEYDGWVLDEPDAEQFARRALALLADDTARRRLAVAGAASVRAFAREHYVRETLETILSCARRKAGEACE
- a CDS encoding MarR family transcriptional regulator, with protein sequence MMATTPAPSSGNWFHSERPERVVGFLLKSLTSSLRQSVEEALRERGIPMSFAQLAALFTLYFEPGITGAQLARRAMVSAQTMSAGLGRLEREGLIERRPHPESRRADSWHLTDDGRRRLEQACAVGDAVFTRMLSALEPDEVERLQDYLGRCVTALGAVPGCRT
- a CDS encoding MBL fold metallo-hydrolase, translated to MKARFVLGLSFAALALLAGAASAQRGGARETPPVALSRIAGNVYLVSGGGGANATALVGDDGVLLVDSKLDEASGKAVAAALAEITDGPVRFLLNTHVHPDHTGGNAVFGRAGAVIVGHEEVRTILAAGQRGGPPAPPEALPAMTFGDGAGVTLHLNGEEVRVRHVSPAHTADNSIVHYVSANVFHLGDVYSPSRYPVLAGGTLQGFIDDVDAVLRLADADSRFVPGSGAVGGMAELRAYREMLVTVRDRVSALVAEGKSLDEVLAAKPTAGFDETWGSPDSRLFLPVVYAQLAGRD
- a CDS encoding MFS transporter; this encodes MSTSATAVAAADTMPPEGRKALLGAWVGFFVDMFDIYLPVVALAPAAAYFQASDVSPGTAAIISAMIFAATLIGRPVGAFVFGHLGDKIGRRRTTIIAVTGFGVTTLLIAALPGYQALGLTAIVLLVVLRFIDGIFLGGEYTSATPLALEYSPKQKRGLFGAFIMTGYPLAYCAIALLTFGLLAVLPAGDLDSPYVQWGWRIPFLFGAALAFGFVIWYAKHVKESVAWENAPKTQAPLVELFRGQNRRNFFQVFTLMSGVWLGLNMVSAVLPRLLADPVGLSDTQVTVVLIISYAVLALGYIGAGVLSQEIGRRPFFLLAGAATAILAPLLYWIIVGRVVTSLAGIVLLTIVLNVIVLAMWGVVTTYINERFHVGIRASGYGVGYSLAVVIPAFYAFYQAGLSSMMPLEYTPLVLLVIAGALVAVGAALGPETRDVDMAASAPETMRHAAEEGAPLPA